In Sulfitobacter sp. OXR-159, one DNA window encodes the following:
- a CDS encoding FMN-dependent NADH-azoreductase, whose protein sequence is MATLRIETSVNRENSVTRKLTDRIISTLGDSDVVTRDIAIEPLPLIDSTWASARVKPADERSTLDQEALALSDALVAEVQAADTIVISAPIYNFTIPASLKAWIDLIARVGVTFNYTADGPVGLLENKRVIVAFASGGTGIDSAADFASGYLRFVLGFLGITDVTFVAADQLAMDAEGTIARANAQIDALRDAA, encoded by the coding sequence ATGGCCACCCTGCGTATCGAAACATCCGTGAACCGCGAGAACTCTGTCACCCGTAAGCTGACAGACCGCATCATCTCAACCCTTGGTGACAGCGATGTGGTTACCCGCGACATCGCCATTGAGCCCCTGCCGCTGATCGATTCCACATGGGCCAGCGCCCGCGTGAAACCCGCCGACGAGCGCAGCACCTTGGATCAAGAAGCCCTCGCCCTGTCCGACGCGCTGGTCGCCGAGGTCCAAGCCGCCGATACAATCGTCATCAGCGCGCCGATCTATAACTTCACCATCCCCGCCTCGCTGAAAGCGTGGATCGACCTGATCGCCCGCGTCGGGGTGACCTTTAACTACACGGCAGACGGCCCCGTTGGCCTGCTTGAGAACAAGCGCGTCATCGTCGCCTTCGCCTCTGGCGGCACCGGCATCGATTCCGCCGCCGATTTCGCCAGTGGCTACCTGCGCTTCGTGCTGGGGTTCTTGGGCATCACCGACGTGACCTTTGTCGCGGCGGACCAATTGGCCATGGACGCCGAAGGCACCATCGCCCGCGCCAACGCCCAGATCGACGCGCTGCGCGACGCGGCCTAA
- a CDS encoding F0F1 ATP synthase subunit C produces MEGQLAHIGAGIAGLGTGIAALGVGNVAANFLSGALRNPSAAASQTATLFIGIAFAEALGIFSFLVALLLMFAV; encoded by the coding sequence ATGGAAGGTCAACTCGCACATATCGGCGCAGGCATCGCAGGTCTCGGCACAGGCATCGCAGCCCTGGGTGTCGGCAACGTTGCCGCCAACTTCCTGTCCGGCGCACTGCGCAACCCATCGGCAGCCGCAAGCCAGACAGCGACCCTGTTCATCGGCATCGCGTTTGCAGAAGCTCTGGGGATCTTCTCGTTCCTCGTCGCTCTGCTGCTGATGTTCGCTGTCTAA
- a CDS encoding F0F1 ATP synthase subunit B produces MRLTLSTLLAGMVASPAFAATGPFFSLRNTDFIVLLAFLLFLGILIYFKVPTLLIGMLDKRADGIKTELEEARALREEAQTLLASYERKQKEVQDQADRIVSSAKEDARLAAEQARADMAKSLDRRMAAAKDQISSAEAAAVKEVRDQAVTIAVAAARDVIAKQMTAAQGNKLIDDGIAQVEAKLH; encoded by the coding sequence ATGCGCCTGACACTTTCGACCCTGCTCGCTGGCATGGTGGCTTCGCCTGCTTTTGCGGCCACCGGACCTTTCTTCTCGCTGCGCAACACGGACTTCATCGTGCTGCTGGCCTTCCTGCTGTTCCTCGGTATCTTGATCTATTTCAAGGTTCCGACGCTGTTGATCGGCATGCTCGACAAACGCGCCGATGGCATCAAGACCGAGCTGGAAGAAGCCCGCGCCCTGCGTGAAGAAGCGCAGACTTTGCTCGCCTCCTATGAGCGCAAGCAGAAAGAGGTGCAGGACCAAGCGGATCGCATCGTGTCTTCCGCCAAGGAAGATGCCCGTCTTGCTGCCGAACAGGCACGGGCGGATATGGCCAAGTCGCTTGACCGTCGCATGGCTGCCGCGAAGGACCAGATCAGCTCGGCCGAGGCCGCCGCTGTGAAGGAAGTCCGCGACCAAGCCGTGACGATCGCTGTGGCCGCTGCGCGCGATGTGATCGCCAAGCAGATGACCGCTGCACAGGGCAACAAGCTGATCGACGATGGCATCGCCCAAGTCGAAGCCAAGCTGCACTAA
- a CDS encoding AtpZ/AtpI family protein has product MTSPDQRQQMEQLEAKLAAAKQRGAPKPRADEHYSQANMAWRMVIELVAGLGIGFGIGYGLDVLFGTLPIFMVLFVMLGLAAGVKTMLRTAEEIQGKQQAEPAEQDKPHSGKDEGA; this is encoded by the coding sequence GTGACCAGCCCGGACCAACGGCAGCAGATGGAGCAGCTTGAGGCCAAACTGGCGGCTGCGAAACAACGCGGCGCACCCAAGCCCCGAGCGGATGAGCATTATTCTCAGGCCAATATGGCATGGCGGATGGTGATTGAACTTGTGGCCGGTCTAGGGATCGGTTTCGGCATCGGATACGGGCTTGATGTGCTCTTTGGCACGCTGCCCATCTTCATGGTGCTATTTGTAATGCTGGGCCTTGCGGCGGGGGTGAAGACGATGCTCCGCACCGCTGAGGAAATCCAGGGCAAACAACAGGCCGAACCGGCCGAACAGGATAAGCCCCATTCGGGCAAGGACGAGGGAGCCTGA
- the smc gene encoding chromosome segregation protein SMC, whose product MRFSKLRLTGFKSFVDPTDLVISDGLTGVVGPNGCGKSNLLEALRWVMGENRPTAMRGGGMEDVIFAGAASRPARNFAEVALHLDNSDRLAPAGFNEQDALEIVRRITRDVGSAYKVNGKDVRARDVQMLFADASTGAHSPALVRQGQIAELINAKPKSRRRILEEAAGISGLYQRRHEAELKLNGAEQNLARVDDVVEQLAAQLATLARQARQAAKYREIGEALRRAEGLLLYRRWREADEARAKAEDDLRARVAATAEAEAQVRRVAEGREEAEAALPGLREEEAIATAILQRLTTQRDTLADQETRAASLIDTLTSRITQLTRDIEREGGLNRDAEETIERLEREASELATADEGHDSALEAAAEAAREAAEVLQTREADLSQQTEDVARLAARHSSAERLLQDSRKTLEKSEAEARKARDAVAQSQATLDKAGVDFAAAQQAEASAVTASAAADAALLAAEETHADTQSREADARAERSEAEGEANALRAEVGALAKLVERDTAEGGQILDRLQVEQGFEKALGAALADDLRAPEVATDRPSGWSILPGYLEAQPLPAGATPLTQHVTVPKVLERRMSQIGLVDPEAGARLQAQLLPGQRLVSAEGDLWRWDGFRAMAEDTPSAAALRLQQLNRLEVLKQALEQVSERADAARAAHETLQQQLAEQAEADKRAREARRDADRQVAEAGRALSRAEADRNLVQSRLESLGLAVKRHEEAAITARAEVMDAERTLAGLDDLAAARATVDDIRMTVEASRITMMSRRSAHDELRREGEARRRRVQEVSKEASGWRHRLETAGKRTAELVERKAASEAELAEAGAVPAEIAAKREELSGAITAAETRRTHATDTLAAAEAALKAATDAERDAERQASDAREARARAEARSDAARETVTHAADRIQDERQVTPEVLRDALDIEADQTPPVDALEEDVNRYKRQRDSLGAVNLRAEDDAKEIREEHGALLTEKADLEEAIKTLRSGIAGLNREGRERLLTAFEQVNANFSMLFTHLFGGGEANLVMVESDDPLEAGLEILCQPPGKKLSTLSLLSGGEQTLTAMALIFAVFLANPAPICVLDEVDAPLDDANVTRFCDLLDEMCRQTDTRFLIITHHAVTMARMDRLFGVTMAEQGVSQLVSVDLKKAETLVA is encoded by the coding sequence TTGCGTTTTTCCAAACTCAGATTAACCGGCTTCAAAAGCTTCGTGGACCCGACGGACCTCGTCATTTCAGATGGGCTGACCGGAGTCGTGGGGCCGAACGGCTGTGGCAAATCCAACCTGCTCGAAGCCTTGCGGTGGGTCATGGGCGAAAACCGCCCGACCGCCATGCGGGGCGGCGGCATGGAAGACGTGATCTTTGCCGGGGCCGCCTCGCGCCCGGCGCGTAACTTTGCCGAAGTGGCGCTGCATCTCGACAACAGCGACCGGCTCGCACCTGCGGGCTTTAACGAACAAGACGCGCTTGAGATCGTGCGCCGCATCACTCGCGATGTCGGCAGCGCCTATAAGGTGAACGGCAAGGATGTCCGGGCGCGGGATGTGCAGATGCTCTTCGCCGATGCCTCCACCGGGGCGCATAGCCCGGCGCTGGTCCGGCAAGGGCAGATTGCAGAGCTGATCAACGCCAAGCCGAAAAGCCGCCGCCGCATTCTGGAAGAGGCTGCGGGGATCTCGGGGCTCTACCAGCGCCGCCATGAGGCCGAGTTGAAACTCAACGGGGCCGAACAGAACCTCGCCCGCGTCGATGATGTGGTTGAACAATTGGCCGCTCAATTGGCCACGCTGGCCCGGCAAGCGCGGCAGGCCGCGAAGTACCGCGAGATTGGCGAAGCGCTGCGCCGCGCCGAGGGCTTGTTGCTCTACCGCCGCTGGCGCGAAGCGGACGAGGCGCGCGCAAAGGCCGAGGATGACCTGCGCGCCCGTGTTGCCGCAACGGCAGAGGCCGAAGCGCAGGTGCGGCGCGTGGCCGAAGGGCGCGAGGAGGCCGAGGCCGCCTTGCCCGGCTTGCGCGAGGAAGAGGCGATTGCGACCGCGATTCTGCAACGTCTGACCACACAGCGCGACACGCTGGCCGATCAAGAAACCCGTGCCGCGTCATTGATCGACACCCTGACCAGCCGCATCACCCAGTTGACCCGCGATATCGAGCGGGAAGGCGGGTTGAACCGCGACGCGGAAGAAACGATCGAGCGTCTCGAAAGGGAAGCGTCCGAGCTTGCCACAGCCGATGAGGGGCACGACAGCGCCCTTGAGGCGGCGGCAGAGGCCGCGCGCGAGGCGGCGGAAGTCTTGCAGACCCGCGAGGCGGACCTTTCCCAGCAGACCGAAGATGTCGCCCGTCTGGCGGCGCGGCACAGCTCAGCCGAACGGCTGCTGCAGGACAGCCGCAAAACGCTGGAGAAGTCGGAAGCCGAAGCCCGCAAGGCCCGCGATGCAGTCGCTCAAAGCCAAGCGACCCTCGACAAAGCTGGTGTGGATTTTGCAGCGGCCCAGCAGGCCGAGGCGAGCGCCGTCACGGCCTCAGCCGCGGCGGATGCGGCTCTTTTGGCTGCGGAAGAAACCCACGCCGACACGCAGTCGCGCGAAGCCGATGCCCGTGCAGAGCGGTCCGAGGCCGAGGGCGAGGCCAATGCGCTGCGCGCAGAGGTGGGCGCGCTGGCAAAGCTGGTCGAGCGCGACACGGCGGAAGGCGGGCAGATCCTCGACCGGTTGCAGGTTGAACAAGGGTTTGAAAAGGCGCTTGGCGCGGCTTTGGCCGATGACCTGCGCGCGCCAGAAGTTGCTACCGATCGACCCTCCGGCTGGTCGATCTTGCCGGGCTACCTAGAGGCGCAGCCGCTGCCCGCAGGGGCGACGCCGCTAACGCAGCATGTCACGGTCCCGAAGGTGCTGGAACGCCGCATGAGCCAGATTGGGCTGGTGGATCCTGAGGCGGGCGCGCGGCTTCAGGCGCAGTTGCTGCCCGGGCAACGGCTGGTCTCGGCAGAGGGTGATCTTTGGCGGTGGGACGGGTTCCGAGCCATGGCCGAGGATACGCCATCGGCTGCGGCCCTGCGCCTGCAGCAGTTGAACCGGTTGGAAGTTCTGAAACAGGCGCTGGAACAGGTGAGCGAACGTGCCGATGCGGCACGGGCCGCGCATGAAACCCTGCAGCAGCAGTTGGCCGAGCAGGCCGAGGCCGACAAACGTGCCCGCGAAGCGCGGCGCGACGCGGATCGACAGGTGGCCGAAGCGGGGCGCGCCCTGAGCCGGGCGGAGGCGGATCGCAACCTTGTTCAAAGCCGTCTGGAATCCCTTGGCCTTGCCGTGAAGCGCCATGAGGAGGCCGCGATTACCGCGCGGGCCGAGGTGATGGACGCCGAACGTACCTTGGCGGGCTTGGACGATCTTGCCGCTGCCCGTGCGACTGTCGACGATATCCGCATGACGGTCGAAGCGTCCCGGATCACGATGATGTCGCGCCGCTCGGCCCATGACGAATTGCGCCGCGAAGGCGAAGCCCGCAGACGCCGGGTGCAAGAGGTCTCGAAAGAGGCCAGCGGCTGGCGGCACCGGTTGGAGACAGCGGGCAAGCGCACCGCCGAATTGGTTGAACGCAAAGCCGCCTCCGAGGCGGAGTTGGCCGAGGCGGGTGCCGTGCCGGCGGAAATCGCGGCGAAGCGGGAAGAATTGTCAGGTGCGATCACCGCAGCCGAAACGCGACGCACCCATGCGACCGACACGCTGGCCGCCGCCGAAGCTGCGCTGAAGGCGGCGACGGATGCCGAACGCGACGCGGAACGGCAGGCCTCGGACGCGCGGGAAGCCCGCGCCCGGGCCGAGGCGCGCAGCGATGCCGCGCGTGAGACGGTGACCCATGCGGCGGACCGTATTCAGGACGAGCGGCAAGTCACGCCCGAGGTCCTGCGCGATGCGCTGGACATCGAGGCGGATCAGACCCCGCCGGTGGACGCGCTGGAAGAGGACGTAAATCGTTACAAAAGGCAGCGGGATTCCTTGGGCGCGGTGAACCTGCGCGCCGAGGATGACGCCAAAGAGATACGCGAAGAGCACGGCGCGCTGCTGACCGAGAAGGCCGATTTGGAAGAGGCAATCAAGACCCTGCGCAGCGGGATCGCGGGCCTCAACCGCGAGGGGCGGGAGCGGCTGCTGACGGCCTTTGAACAGGTGAACGCGAACTTCTCTATGCTGTTTACCCACCTCTTTGGTGGCGGCGAGGCGAACCTCGTGATGGTCGAAAGCGATGATCCATTGGAAGCCGGGTTGGAGATCCTGTGCCAACCGCCGGGCAAGAAGCTGAGCACCCTGAGCCTGCTGTCGGGCGGGGAGCAGACCTTGACCGCGATGGCGCTGATCTTTGCCGTGTTCTTGGCCAATCCGGCGCCGATCTGTGTGCTGGACGAGGTCGACGCGCCGCTTGATGACGCAAATGTGACCAGGTTCTGCGATCTGTTGGATGAGATGTGCCGTCAGACCGATACGCGGTTCCTGATCATCACGCACCATGCGGTGACGATGGCGCGGATGGACCGGCTCTTTGGGGTGACCATGGCGGAGCAGGGGGTCAGCCAGTTGGTTTCTGTCGATCTTAAGAAAGCGGAAACCCTGGTCGCGTAA
- a CDS encoding F0F1 ATP synthase subunit B': MATVTTSDGLADATGIATHAAETPGMPQLNFDHWGNQIFWLILALIATYLILSRVALPRIGAVLAERQGTITNDIAAAEDLKVKAQEAEAAYDKALIDARAEAQQIVAQAKADMQADLDAEMAKADAEIAAQVAESEKAIAEIRAGAMDNVQAVAKDTAEALVAALGGTADAATVDAAVDARMKG; the protein is encoded by the coding sequence ATGGCAACTGTAACAACCAGCGACGGGCTGGCCGACGCGACCGGCATTGCGACCCATGCTGCCGAAACGCCGGGCATGCCGCAGCTGAACTTCGATCACTGGGGCAACCAGATTTTCTGGCTGATCCTCGCGCTGATCGCCACCTACCTGATCCTGTCGCGCGTGGCTCTGCCTCGTATCGGTGCGGTTCTGGCTGAACGCCAAGGGACCATCACCAATGACATCGCGGCTGCCGAAGACCTTAAGGTCAAGGCACAGGAAGCCGAAGCCGCCTATGATAAGGCCCTGATCGACGCCCGTGCCGAGGCACAGCAGATCGTGGCCCAAGCCAAAGCGGACATGCAGGCTGATCTGGATGCCGAAATGGCCAAGGCCGATGCCGAGATTGCCGCGCAAGTGGCAGAATCGGAAAAAGCCATCGCCGAAATTCGCGCGGGCGCCATGGACAACGTACAAGCCGTTGCCAAGGACACCGCAGAAGCGCTCGTCGCTGCCCTTGGTGGCACGGCAGATGCTGCAACCGTTGATGCCGCCGTCGACGCGCGGATGAAAGGATAA
- a CDS encoding LysR family transcriptional regulator, protein MDNWDEIRTAYQVAQLGTVSGAAEVLGVHHATVIRHIDALEGRLGVKLFQRHARGYTATEAGEDLLRVARATDDQFSQLAGRIKGRGSDVSGELVITSLDFLAPQLAPLLTEFQRQNPELVVRYLIGDRLFRLEYGEAHVAIRAGAAPDQPDNVVQPYAQLAVGAYASRDYVAQFGIPQGPEDYHKHRFIAADNRDSRAPYHKWLWATVPEESVTWRSTSGAAMEAALRAGAGIGGLPAAMGRNDPQLVEIHAPRPDWSSALWLVTHVDLHRTSKVQAVLRFLKEHAEDAVTCPE, encoded by the coding sequence ATGGACAATTGGGATGAGATCAGGACGGCCTATCAGGTCGCGCAACTTGGCACCGTCAGCGGCGCGGCAGAGGTGTTGGGCGTGCATCATGCCACCGTTATCCGCCATATCGATGCCTTGGAGGGGCGGCTTGGCGTGAAGTTGTTCCAGCGTCACGCGCGCGGTTATACGGCGACCGAGGCGGGCGAGGATCTTCTGCGGGTGGCGCGGGCCACGGACGATCAGTTCAGCCAGTTGGCCGGGCGGATCAAGGGGCGTGGCAGTGATGTGTCGGGCGAATTGGTGATCACATCGCTTGATTTCCTTGCCCCGCAGCTGGCGCCATTGTTGACTGAGTTCCAGCGCCAGAACCCTGAGTTGGTCGTGCGTTACCTGATCGGAGATCGCCTGTTCCGGCTGGAGTATGGTGAGGCGCATGTCGCAATCCGCGCCGGGGCCGCGCCGGACCAGCCCGACAATGTGGTGCAGCCCTATGCGCAACTTGCGGTCGGGGCCTATGCGAGCCGGGATTACGTGGCGCAATTCGGCATTCCGCAGGGGCCGGAGGACTACCACAAGCACCGCTTCATCGCAGCCGATAACCGCGACAGCCGCGCGCCCTATCACAAGTGGCTTTGGGCCACGGTACCAGAGGAAAGCGTGACGTGGCGCAGCACCAGCGGCGCGGCGATGGAGGCGGCACTGCGGGCCGGGGCAGGAATCGGTGGCCTGCCCGCTGCCATGGGGCGCAATGATCCGCAGTTGGTCGAGATTCACGCCCCCCGTCCCGATTGGAGCAGTGCCCTGTGGTTGGTCACCCATGTTGATCTGCACCGGACCAGTAAGGTGCAGGCGGTGCTGCGGTTCCTGAAGGAACATGCCGAGGATGCGGTCACATGTCCCGAATAA
- a CDS encoding chorismate mutase: protein MTDTTTDTASRAAELLKGHRASIDRLDAILVYTLGERFKHTQAVGKLKATHDLPPSDPAREAAQIARLEDLAKEADLDPEFAKKFLNFIIAEVIQHHKSHQS from the coding sequence ATGACCGACACCACCACAGATACCGCCAGCCGCGCCGCCGAGCTGTTGAAGGGGCATCGCGCCTCGATCGACCGGCTCGACGCGATCCTCGTCTATACACTGGGCGAGCGGTTCAAACACACACAGGCCGTGGGGAAACTCAAGGCCACACACGACCTTCCCCCGTCCGATCCAGCCCGCGAAGCGGCCCAGATCGCACGGCTCGAAGATTTGGCGAAAGAGGCCGACCTCGACCCCGAATTCGCCAAGAAGTTCCTGAACTTCATCATCGCTGAAGTCATTCAGCACCACAAAAGCCACCAATCGTAA
- a CDS encoding DMT family transporter: MSRISASAQGHLAMLCFSALVAGSFSLGAQVANEITPTALNAVRFALATVLVGALAWGRGDINRAGFAAPWRYFVLAGLFTLYFVLMFEGLKTAPPVAAAAVFTLVPVMAAGFAWALVRQIMTPRMALALAIGGAGALWVIFRGDLAALLAFDIGRGEAIYFVGCISHALYTPMVRRLNRGENAVMFTFGTLLAGTVLLGLYGWQDIRATDWGALRPLVWITILYVAVFATAATVVLLQFAALRLPSAKVMAYTYLTPSWVILWELGFGNALPGGLIWGGVLLTILALYLLLRDDSAEKTQKFKKMQI; the protein is encoded by the coding sequence ATGTCCCGAATAAGCGCTTCGGCGCAGGGGCATCTGGCGATGCTCTGTTTCTCGGCGCTGGTGGCGGGGTCATTCTCGCTCGGGGCGCAGGTGGCGAATGAGATCACGCCCACGGCCCTCAATGCCGTTCGGTTCGCCTTGGCCACGGTATTGGTCGGAGCTTTGGCTTGGGGACGGGGCGATATCAACCGGGCAGGCTTTGCAGCACCTTGGCGCTATTTCGTGTTGGCGGGGCTCTTTACACTTTATTTCGTGCTCATGTTCGAAGGGCTCAAGACCGCGCCGCCGGTGGCTGCGGCGGCGGTCTTTACCCTTGTCCCGGTCATGGCGGCGGGCTTTGCATGGGCATTGGTGCGGCAGATCATGACGCCGCGCATGGCGCTGGCATTGGCGATCGGCGGAGCCGGGGCGCTGTGGGTGATCTTTCGCGGCGACCTCGCGGCGCTGTTGGCGTTCGACATCGGCCGGGGGGAGGCGATCTATTTCGTCGGCTGCATCAGTCACGCACTTTATACGCCCATGGTGCGGCGGCTGAACCGAGGCGAGAACGCGGTGATGTTCACCTTTGGCACCTTGCTGGCGGGGACAGTGCTGCTGGGGCTCTACGGCTGGCAGGATATCCGCGCGACGGACTGGGGTGCGCTTCGGCCCTTGGTCTGGATCACGATCCTATACGTTGCGGTCTTTGCCACGGCGGCCACGGTGGTTCTGTTGCAATTCGCGGCGCTGCGGCTGCCCTCGGCGAAAGTGATGGCCTATACCTATCTTACGCCAAGCTGGGTGATCCTTTGGGAGCTGGGTTTTGGCAATGCCCTGCCGGGCGGGCTGATTTGGGGTGGCGTCCTACTGACCATTCTGGCGCTTTACCTGCTGCTGCGCGACGACAGCGCGGAAAAAACACAAAAATTCAAAAAGATGCAGATTTGA
- a CDS encoding F0F1 ATP synthase subunit A: MATEIDGAAAGGLEFHPMDQFIVSPLFSDDASVAWYTITNATFWMALAVLATFALLVLGSARRSVVPGRMQSVAELAYGFIHKMVEDICGKEGLKFFPYIMTLFMFIVMANFLGLIPTAFTPTAHFSVTVVLALAVFITVTVVGFVKNGAAFLSLFWVSSAPLALRPVLAIIELISYFVRPVSHSIRLAGNVMAGHAVIKVFAGFAAIAVISPVSVLAITAMYGLEVLVAFIQAYVFTILTCVYLKDALHPAH; this comes from the coding sequence ATGGCAACAGAGATAGACGGTGCCGCAGCAGGCGGTCTGGAATTCCACCCGATGGACCAGTTCATCGTATCGCCGCTTTTCAGCGACGATGCTTCCGTTGCTTGGTACACCATCACCAACGCTACCTTCTGGATGGCGCTGGCGGTTCTGGCGACATTCGCTCTGCTGGTGCTGGGCAGTGCACGCCGCTCGGTCGTTCCGGGCCGGATGCAATCGGTTGCCGAACTGGCTTACGGCTTCATCCACAAGATGGTCGAGGACATTTGCGGCAAAGAAGGGCTGAAGTTCTTCCCCTATATCATGACCCTGTTCATGTTCATCGTCATGGCGAACTTCCTTGGCCTGATCCCAACAGCCTTTACCCCCACCGCGCATTTCTCGGTGACCGTGGTGCTGGCGCTGGCCGTGTTCATTACCGTGACCGTCGTGGGCTTCGTTAAGAACGGCGCAGCTTTCCTGAGCCTCTTCTGGGTTTCCTCGGCCCCTCTGGCGCTGCGGCCGGTGCTGGCGATCATCGAATTGATCAGCTACTTCGTGCGCCCGGTAAGCCACTCCATTCGTCTGGCTGGTAACGTCATGGCGGGCCACGCGGTTATCAAAGTTTTCGCCGGTTTCGCTGCCATCGCAGTGATCTCTCCGGTGTCGGTGCTCGCGATCACCGCGATGTACGGTCTCGAAGTGCTGGTGGCCTTTATCCAGGCCTATGTCTTTACCATCCTGACATGCGTGTACCTCAAGGACGCGCTGCACCCCGCACACTAA
- a CDS encoding ArsR/SmtB family transcription factor, with protein sequence MTQDLDQVFAALADPTRRAILAMLLEDDMAVTDVAEPFEMSLAAISKHLGVLTAAGLISQEKRGRVKWCKLEPDALRNASVWMQGFGQFEPVNLDAFERFLEIELPETAEGVTRSGSE encoded by the coding sequence ATGACCCAAGACCTAGATCAGGTGTTTGCCGCCCTTGCGGACCCCACCCGGCGCGCCATCCTCGCGATGCTGCTGGAGGATGATATGGCCGTGACCGACGTGGCCGAGCCGTTCGAGATGTCGCTGGCCGCGATCTCGAAACATTTGGGCGTGCTGACGGCGGCAGGGCTGATCAGTCAGGAAAAGCGGGGCCGTGTGAAGTGGTGCAAACTGGAACCGGATGCTTTGCGGAATGCGTCGGTCTGGATGCAGGGGTTCGGGCAGTTTGAGCCGGTGAACCTTGATGCCTTCGAGCGATTTTTGGAAATCGAACTGCCTGAGACTGCGGAAGGCGTGACGCGCTCAGGGTCTGAGTAG
- the ffh gene encoding signal recognition particle protein: protein MFENLSERLSGVFDRLTKQGALSDEDVKTALREVRVALLEADVSLPVARDFVKAVQDKATGQAVTKSVTPGQQVVKIVHDALIDVLKGEGEPGALKIDSPPAPILMVGLQGGGKTTSTAKLAKRLKERDGKRVLMASLDVNRPAAMEQLAILGTQIGVDTLPIVKGESPVQIAKRAKTQAGLGGYDVYMLDTAGRLSIDEELMQQVKAVRDVANPRETLLVVDGLTGQDAVHTAENFDERIGITGVVLTRMDGDGRGGAALSMRAVTGKPIKFVGLGEKMDALETFEPERIAGRILGMGDIVALVEKAQETIEAEQAEKMMKRMAKGQFNMNDLKMQLEQMIKMGGMQGMMGMMPGMGKMAKQVEDAGFDDKILKQQIALIQSMTKKERANPALLQASRKKRIARGAGMEVSDLNKLMKMHRQMSDMMKKMGKMGKGGMLKQAMKGMMGKGGMPGGMDPSQMDPKALEAAAKQMGGKLPGGLGGMGGGGMGLPGGLSGFGKKK, encoded by the coding sequence ATGTTTGAAAATCTCAGCGAACGGCTCTCTGGTGTCTTTGACCGCCTGACCAAACAAGGCGCGCTCAGCGACGAAGATGTCAAAACCGCCCTGCGTGAAGTGCGCGTCGCCCTGCTGGAGGCTGACGTTTCGCTGCCCGTGGCGCGTGATTTTGTCAAAGCGGTACAGGACAAGGCGACCGGCCAAGCGGTGACCAAATCGGTCACGCCCGGCCAGCAGGTCGTGAAAATCGTCCATGACGCGCTGATCGACGTGCTGAAAGGCGAAGGCGAGCCCGGCGCGCTGAAAATCGACAGCCCGCCCGCCCCGATCCTGATGGTCGGTCTGCAGGGCGGCGGTAAAACCACCTCCACCGCGAAGCTCGCCAAACGCTTGAAGGAGCGTGACGGCAAGCGCGTGCTGATGGCCTCGCTCGACGTGAACCGCCCGGCAGCGATGGAGCAGCTTGCCATCCTCGGCACGCAGATCGGCGTCGACACGCTGCCGATCGTCAAAGGCGAAAGCCCCGTGCAAATCGCAAAACGCGCCAAAACGCAGGCGGGCTTGGGCGGCTATGACGTCTATATGCTCGACACCGCGGGCCGCCTGTCCATCGACGAAGAGTTGATGCAGCAGGTCAAAGCCGTGCGCGACGTGGCCAATCCACGTGAAACATTGCTGGTCGTCGACGGCCTGACCGGCCAAGACGCCGTGCACACCGCCGAGAACTTTGACGAGCGTATCGGCATCACCGGTGTCGTCCTGACCCGGATGGACGGCGATGGCCGTGGCGGTGCGGCGCTCTCGATGCGTGCCGTGACGGGCAAGCCGATCAAATTCGTCGGTCTGGGCGAAAAGATGGACGCGCTCGAAACCTTCGAGCCTGAGCGCATCGCGGGCCGCATCCTTGGCATGGGCGACATCGTCGCGCTGGTCGAAAAGGCCCAAGAAACCATCGAGGCCGAACAGGCCGAGAAGATGATGAAGCGCATGGCGAAGGGTCAGTTCAATATGAACGACCTCAAGATGCAGCTTGAACAGATGATCAAGATGGGCGGCATGCAGGGCATGATGGGCATGATGCCCGGCATGGGGAAAATGGCGAAACAGGTCGAAGACGCCGGTTTCGACGATAAGATCCTCAAGCAGCAGATCGCCCTCATTCAGTCGATGACCAAGAAAGAGCGCGCCAACCCTGCCCTGCTGCAAGCCAGCCGCAAGAAGCGTATCGCACGCGGTGCCGGCATGGAGGTCTCTGACCTCAACAAGCTGATGAAGATGCACCGCCAGATGTCCGACATGATGAAGAAGATGGGCAAAATGGGCAAAGGCGGCATGCTCAAGCAAGCCATGAAGGGCATGATGGGCAAAGGCGGTATGCCCGGCGGCATGGACCCAAGCCAGATGGACCCCAAGGCGCTGGAAGCGGCGGCCAAGCAGATGGGCGGCAAGCTGCCCGGCGGTCTGGGCGGCATGGGCGGCGGCGGCATGGGCCTGCCCGGCGGCCTCAGCGGTTTCGGGAAAAAGAAATGA